A stretch of Physeter macrocephalus isolate SW-GA chromosome 1, ASM283717v5, whole genome shotgun sequence DNA encodes these proteins:
- the RBP1 gene encoding retinol-binding protein 1 has product MPVDFTGYWKMLANENFEEYLRALDVNVALRKIANLLKPDKEIVQNGDHMIIRTLSTFRNYIMDFQVGEEFEEDLTGIDDRKCMTTVSWDGDKLECVQKGEKEGRGWTQWIEGDELHLEMRVQGVVCKQVFKKVN; this is encoded by the exons ATGCCGGTCGACTTTACCGGGTACTGGAAGATGCTGGCCAACGAGAATTTCGAGGAGTACCTGCGCGCGCTGG ATGTCAATGTGGCCTTGCGCAAAATCGCCAACTTGCTGAAGCCAGACAAAGAGATCGTGCAGAACGGCGACCACATGATCATCCGAACGCTGAGCACTTTTAGGAACTACATCATGGACTTCCAGGTTGGGGAGGAGTTTGAGGAGGATCTGACGGGCATAGACGACCGCAAGTGCATG ACCACGGTGAGCTGGGACGGGGACAAGCTCGAGTGTGTGCAGAAGGGCGAGAAGGAGGGACGCGGCTGGACCCAGTGGATTGAGGGTGACGAGCTACACCTG gAGATGAGAGTGCAGGGTGTGGTCTGCAAGCAAGTATTCAAAAAGGTGAACTGA